A DNA window from Hordeum vulgare subsp. vulgare chromosome 1H, MorexV3_pseudomolecules_assembly, whole genome shotgun sequence contains the following coding sequences:
- the LOC123440143 gene encoding lichenase-2-like, with protein sequence MAGQGVASMLALALLLGAFASIPQSVESIGVCYGMSANNLPAASTVVNMFKSNGINSMRLYAPDQAALQAVGGTGVNVVVGAPNDVLSNLAASPAAAASWVRSNIQAYPKVSFRYVCVGNEVAGGATQNLVPAMKNVQGALASAGLGHIKVTTSVSQAILGVYSPPSAGSFTGEADAFMGPVVQFLARTGAPLMANIYPYLAWAYNPSAMDMSYALFTASGTVVQDGSYGYQNLFDTTVDAFYTAMAKHGGSNVKLVVSESGWPSAGGTAATPANARIYNQYLINHVGRGTPRHPGAIETYVFSMFNENQKDNGVEQNWGLFYPNMQHVYPISF encoded by the exons ATGGCAGGCCAAGGCGTTGCCTCCATGTTGGCTCTGGCATTGCTCCTCGGAGCCTTCGCCTCCATCCCACAAA GCGTGGAGTCCATCGGGGTGTGCTACGGCATGAGCGCCAACAATCTGCCGGCGGCGAGCACCGTGGTCAACATGTTCAAGTCCAACGGGATCAACTCCATGCGGCTGTACGCTCCCGACCAGGCGGCGCTGCAGGCGGTCGGCGGCACGGGCGTGAACGTTGTTGTGGGCGCGCCCAACGACGTGCTCTCCAACCTCGCCGCCAGTCCCGCAGCGGCTGCATCGTGGGTGAGGAGCAACATCCAGGCGTACCCCAAGGTCTCCTTCCGGTACGTCTGCGTGGGCAACGAGGTCGCCGGCGGCGCCACCCAGAACCTTGTCCCCGCCATGAAGAACGTGCAGGGCGCGCTGGCCTCCGCCGGGCTGGGCCACATCAAGGTGACCACGTCGGTGTCGCAGGCCATCCTGGGCGTGTACAGCCCGCCGTCCGCCGGGTCCTTCACCGGAGAGGCGGACGCGTTCATGGGCCCCGTGGTGCAGTTCCTTGCCCGCACCGGCGCGCCGCTCATGGCCAACATCTACCCGTACCTGGCCTGGGCCTACAACCCGAGCGCCATGGACATGAGCTACGCGCTCTTCACCGCGTCCGGCACCGTGGTCCAGGACGGCTCCTACGGGTACCAGAACCTGTTCGACACCACCGTGGACGCCTTCTACACGGCCATGGCCAAGCACGGCGGCTCCAACGTGAAGCTGGTGGTGTCCGAGAGCGGGTGGCCGTCAGCCGGCGGCACGGCGGCGACCCCGGCCAACGCCAGGATCTACAACCAGTACCTCATCAACCACGTCGGGCGCGGCACCCCCCGCCACCCGGGCGCCATCGAGACCTACGTCTTCTCCATGTTCAACGAGAACCAGAAGGACAACGGCGTGGAGCAGAACTGGGGGCTCTTCTACCCCAACATGCAGCACGTCTACCCCATCAGCTTCTGA